ACTTCTACATTACAATTCATTGAGTTTGTTGACGTCTACGTTGAGCCAATTCTCGTGTCCTCTCACGGCGTTGTCTGACAGCCTTCCTGGCAGAGTGATGCTTGTACACTTTGTAACTGACAAAAGCTGGTACTACTACAACACCTGCTACAAGCAATACTGCTCCACCAGCTATCATCAGGCCTGGGTTGCCCATGACTGTTGCTACTTTTGAAAAGAGGTAGCCTCCACGGACCGACACCCTCTTGACATCATTATTGGGTTCATAGTTGTGTTTACACCCAGCAAATCCCAGCTTGGAGTAGTGATCACCAAGGATACCAGGTATGTTCACGTAGCGGCAGCCACAACGATAGCAGAATTCACAACGACAGTCACTGCAAGTCATGTGGTTGCAACCTGTGGTTCGTTGAATGGGTATCTTGCAAGAAGGACAATGGTAACCATTTGCATTGCCTTTTAAATCCTTGCCAGCAATCCACTTTCTAAAGTCCTTATTACCACGTTTAAAGTCTTTACAAGAAATGTCTGTATGCCAGGGGGCATGACACTTGAAGCACCACTCTAGGCTGCACTTCTCACAGGTGATGTGAATATCTACTTCTTTCCATCTGCGTGGTTTCTTATCAGTACCAATTGTAGTTAACCACGAGCACCTCGGACACACTTTCTCCCTGTCATTGGAGCTCTTTGATAGTCGGAAACGTTCATACTTATCCTTTGTGCCCAGATCATTGCGTGAATTGAGAAGCTTTAAAATGTCATCTCTCAAAAGTAGCTGGTCACATTCTGGGCTAGGACAAGGAATACTGGTCACTCCATCATTCACATTTACCACCACAATATTGTAAGTGCAATCATCACAAACATAAGCAGAACAACAAGGTAACTGTACAGGGGTTGGTTCAAAGCACACCTCACAAGTAGTGTTGCATATCACACGAGGATGACGAGGAGCATTAGAACAAATACAGTTTACTTCAAAACTGTAGTCACTGGTCCCAAAAGCTTCAAGCAGATAGAGCAATTCTTGAGGAAAATCATGTAAGCTGTTGTTATCTTCAAGCCTTTCTCGTGATATCCACCTGTGAAGAGGAGGTATGAAAGGAACTGCTGGGGGTACAGCAGGAGGTGCAGGTATCACGTGACCAATGACTTCGATGTATCCCGGCTCCTCAGCTTCCCGCGAAATCCAGCGGTGCAATGGAGGTCGAAAAGGAACTGCCGGAGGAATACTTGGGG
The nucleotide sequence above comes from Dysidea avara chromosome 3, odDysAvar1.4, whole genome shotgun sequence. Encoded proteins:
- the LOC136249668 gene encoding E3 ubiquitin-protein ligase RNF217-like is translated as MTSLLEVLPCVNLSDNELSETFGGLSSVKQSNDIDHESDSGVESLADLEIASFIVPQPPSIPPAVPFRPPLHRWISREAEEPGYIEVIGHVIPAPPAVPPAVPFIPPLHRWISRERLEDNNSLHDFPQELLYLLEAFGTSDYSFEVNCICSNAPRHPRVICNTTCEVCFEPTPVQLPCCSAYVCDDCTYNIVVVNVNDGVTSIPCPSPECDQLLLRDDILKLLNSRNDLGTKDKYERFRLSKSSNDREKVCPRCSWLTTIGTDKKPRRWKEVDIHITCEKCSLEWCFKCHAPWHTDISCKDFKRGNKDFRKWIAGKDLKGNANGYHCPSCKIPIQRTTGCNHMTCSDCRCEFCYRCGCRYVNIPGILGDHYSKLGFAGCKHNYEPNNDVKRVSVRGGYLFSKVATVMGNPGLMIAGGAVLLVAGVVVVPAFVSYKVYKHHSARKAVRQRRERTRELAQRRRQQTQ